The Pseudomonas sp. R4-35-07 genome contains a region encoding:
- a CDS encoding sigma-54 dependent transcriptional regulator: protein MPHILIVEDETIIRSALRRLLERNQYQVSEAGSVQEAQERFSIPTFDLIVSDLRLPGAPGTELIKLGQGTPVLIMTSYASLRSAVDSMKMGAVDYIAKPFDHDEMLQAVARILRDRQSASSAPAEPRPAGKAADKPGVDNSNGEIGIIGSCPPMQDLYSKIRKVAPTDSNVLIQGESGTGKELVARALHNLSRRAKAPMISVNCAAIPESLIESELFGHEKGAFTGASAGRAGLVEAADGGTLFLDEIGELPLEAQARLLRVLQEGEIRRVGSVQSQKVDVRLIAATHRDLKSLAKIGQFREDLYYRLHVIALKLPPLRERGADVNEIASAFLLRQSARINRTDLKFAPDAEQAIRHYAWPGNVRELENAVERAVILSESPEISAELLGIDIELSDLDDDDFIGLAPQQGAGSATSHEPTEDLSLEDYFQHFVLEHQDHMTETELARKLGVSRKCLWERRQRLGIPRRKTGVPSES, encoded by the coding sequence AATCAGTACCAGGTCAGCGAAGCCGGCTCGGTGCAGGAAGCCCAGGAGCGGTTCAGCATTCCCACGTTCGACCTGATCGTCAGCGACCTGCGCTTGCCGGGCGCTCCGGGTACCGAATTGATCAAGCTGGGCCAGGGCACTCCGGTGCTGATCATGACCAGCTACGCCAGCCTGCGCTCGGCGGTGGACTCGATGAAGATGGGCGCGGTGGACTACATCGCCAAGCCTTTCGACCATGACGAGATGCTGCAGGCTGTGGCGCGCATCCTGCGTGACCGCCAGTCGGCCAGCAGCGCGCCAGCCGAACCGCGTCCGGCAGGAAAAGCAGCCGACAAACCGGGCGTCGATAACAGTAACGGCGAGATCGGCATCATTGGCTCCTGCCCGCCGATGCAGGACCTTTACAGCAAGATCCGCAAAGTGGCGCCGACCGACTCCAATGTATTGATCCAGGGTGAGTCGGGCACCGGCAAGGAACTGGTGGCCCGCGCGCTGCATAACCTGTCCAGGCGCGCCAAGGCCCCGATGATCTCGGTGAACTGCGCGGCGATCCCCGAATCCCTGATCGAGTCGGAATTGTTTGGCCACGAAAAAGGCGCGTTCACCGGTGCCAGCGCCGGGCGTGCGGGCCTGGTCGAAGCCGCCGACGGCGGCACGCTGTTCCTCGACGAAATCGGCGAGTTGCCCCTGGAGGCCCAGGCGCGCTTGTTGCGAGTGCTGCAGGAAGGCGAGATTCGCCGGGTCGGTTCGGTGCAATCGCAAAAGGTCGATGTACGCCTGATCGCAGCGACGCACCGTGACCTCAAGAGCCTGGCCAAGATCGGCCAGTTCCGTGAAGACCTGTATTATCGCCTGCATGTGATTGCGCTCAAGCTGCCGCCACTGCGCGAGCGTGGCGCCGATGTCAACGAGATCGCCAGCGCGTTCCTGCTGCGCCAGAGCGCGCGCATCAACCGTACCGATCTGAAGTTTGCGCCGGACGCAGAGCAGGCGATCCGGCATTACGCATGGCCGGGCAACGTGCGTGAACTGGAGAACGCCGTCGAGCGCGCGGTCATCCTGTCGGAAAGCCCGGAAATATCCGCCGAGCTGCTGGGCATCGATATCGAGCTCAGCGATCTGGACGACGACGACTTCATCGGCCTGGCGCCACAACAGGGCGCAGGTAGCGCGACCAGCCATGAGCCGACGGAAGATTTGTCCCTGGAAGACTACTTCCAGCATTTCGTCCTCGAGCACCAGGACCACATGACCGAGACCGAACTGGCCCGCAAGCTGGGCGTAAGCCGCAAGTGCCTGTGGGAACGTCGCCAACGCCTGGGCATTCCACGGCGCAAGACCGGGGTTCCCAGCGAGAGCTGA
- a CDS encoding polynucleotide adenylyltransferase PcnB produces MLKKLFQSFRSPLRRTQHIRSTPEVLNSNQHSLQRAQFSRYAVNIVERLQNAGYQAYLVGGCVRDMLLNITPKDFDVATSATPEQVRAEFRNARIIGRRFKLVHIHFGREIIEVATFRAGHPQNDEEEDTNQSSRNESGRILRDNVYGTLEEDAQRRDFTINALYYDPVSERILDYANGVHDIRNNLIRLIGDPTQRYQEDPVRMLRAVRFAAKLNFGIEKHTAAPIRELAPMLREIPSARLFEEVLKLFLSGYAADTFEMLVDLQLFDPLFPASAEALEHNPTYTHTLISEALINTDLRIKQNKPVTPAFLFAALLWPALPKRVLRLQDRGMPPIPAMQEAAHELITEQCQRIAIPKRFTLPIREIWDMQERLPRRSGKRADLLLDNPRFRAGYDFLLLRESAGEQTDGLGEWWTDYQDANDSQRREMIRELGSKGDSLGEGPKKRRRSSSKRKRSAADASGATGE; encoded by the coding sequence ATGCTGAAGAAGTTGTTCCAGTCATTCCGTTCTCCCTTGCGTCGTACGCAACACATTCGCAGCACGCCTGAAGTGCTTAACAGCAATCAGCATTCATTGCAGCGCGCTCAATTCAGCCGTTATGCGGTGAACATCGTCGAACGTTTGCAGAACGCCGGTTACCAGGCCTACCTGGTAGGCGGCTGCGTACGTGACATGCTGCTCAATATCACGCCGAAAGATTTCGACGTCGCCACCAGCGCCACGCCTGAACAGGTGCGTGCCGAATTCCGCAATGCGCGGATCATCGGGCGCCGCTTCAAGCTGGTGCATATCCACTTCGGTCGCGAAATCATCGAGGTCGCGACGTTCCGCGCCGGCCACCCGCAAAACGATGAAGAGGAAGACACCAATCAGTCTTCTCGCAACGAGAGCGGGCGCATCCTGCGCGACAACGTCTACGGCACGCTGGAAGAAGACGCGCAACGCCGCGACTTCACCATCAATGCCCTGTATTACGATCCGGTGAGCGAGCGGATCCTCGATTACGCCAATGGCGTACACGATATCCGCAACAACCTGATCCGCCTGATCGGCGACCCGACGCAGCGCTACCAGGAAGACCCGGTGCGCATGCTGCGCGCCGTGCGGTTCGCCGCCAAGCTCAACTTCGGTATCGAGAAACACACGGCCGCACCGATTCGCGAACTGGCACCGATGCTGCGGGAAATCCCGTCGGCACGCCTGTTTGAAGAAGTGCTCAAGCTGTTCCTTTCGGGCTACGCCGCCGACACCTTTGAAATGCTCGTCGACCTGCAGTTGTTCGATCCACTGTTCCCGGCCAGCGCCGAGGCATTGGAACACAACCCGACGTACACCCACACGCTGATCAGCGAAGCGTTGATCAACACTGACTTGCGCATCAAGCAGAACAAGCCGGTGACCCCGGCGTTCCTGTTTGCCGCGCTGTTGTGGCCGGCCCTGCCCAAACGCGTACTGCGCTTGCAGGACCGTGGCATGCCGCCGATTCCCGCCATGCAGGAAGCCGCCCACGAGCTGATCACCGAACAGTGCCAGCGCATCGCCATTCCGAAACGCTTCACCTTGCCGATCCGCGAAATCTGGGACATGCAGGAGCGTCTGCCGCGCCGCAGCGGCAAACGCGCCGACCTGTTGCTGGACAACCCGCGCTTTCGCGCCGGCTACGACTTCCTGTTGCTGCGCGAAAGCGCCGGCGAGCAGACCGACGGCCTGGGTGAATGGTGGACCGACTATCAGGATGCCAATGACAGCCAACGCCGCGAGATGATTCGTGAGCTCGGCAGCAAAGGCGATAGCCTAGGCGAAGGGCCGAAAAAGCGCCGCCGCAGCTCCAGCAAGCGCAAACGCAGCGCCGCCGATGCCTCGGGCGCAACAGGCGAATAA
- the folK gene encoding 2-amino-4-hydroxy-6-hydroxymethyldihydropteridine diphosphokinase: MERIYIGMGSNLAAPQQQLRNAIEALAHLPDTALVDVSAFYQSDSLLPGQPRYTNAVAAVDSNLTPLDLLDALHTIENDQGRERTERWGPRTLDLDILLFGNRLIDEPRLKVPHYQMHLRAFVLYPLAELVPADFQLPEGQTLGELLTACPFVGLERLPL; encoded by the coding sequence GTGGAACGTATCTACATCGGCATGGGCAGCAACCTGGCTGCCCCGCAGCAGCAACTGCGCAACGCTATCGAAGCCCTGGCGCACTTGCCCGACACGGCCCTCGTCGATGTATCCGCTTTCTATCAAAGCGACTCCCTGCTGCCAGGCCAACCGCGCTACACCAACGCGGTGGCGGCCGTGGACAGCAACCTCACGCCGCTGGACCTGCTCGACGCGCTGCACACCATCGAAAACGACCAGGGCCGCGAGCGCACCGAGCGCTGGGGGCCACGCACGCTGGACCTGGATATCCTGTTATTCGGTAATCGCCTGATTGATGAGCCGCGCCTCAAGGTGCCGCATTACCAGATGCACCTGCGGGCGTTCGTGCTTTATCCCTTGGCTGAGCTGGTGCCTGCCGACTTTCAGTTGCCCGAGGGCCAAACGCTGGGTGAACTGCTGACAGCCTGCCCATTCGTCGGCCTGGAACGCTTGCCTCTGTAG
- the panB gene encoding 3-methyl-2-oxobutanoate hydroxymethyltransferase: protein MPDITLTTLQSLKLKGEKITMLTCYDATFAHACCQAGVEVLLVGDSLGMVLQGHDSTLPVTTDELAYHTASVKRGNDGAFIIADLPFMGYATLEQTFQNAGKLMQAGAHMIKVEGAVWLAESIRLLAERGVPVCAHMGLTPQSVNLLGGYKVQGRNEAQARQMRADAIALEQAGVAMILLECVPSELAAEITQAVKVPVIGIGAGSATDGQVLVLHDMLGLSISGHVPKFVKNFMAGQPSIHAALSAYVSEVKAVTFPGAEHGFSA from the coding sequence ATGCCAGACATTACCCTGACCACCTTGCAGAGCCTCAAGCTCAAGGGTGAAAAAATCACCATGCTGACCTGCTACGACGCGACCTTCGCCCACGCCTGTTGCCAGGCCGGGGTCGAGGTGTTGCTGGTAGGCGACTCCCTGGGCATGGTTCTGCAAGGGCATGACAGCACGCTCCCCGTCACCACCGATGAACTTGCGTACCACACCGCCAGCGTCAAGCGTGGCAATGACGGTGCGTTCATCATCGCCGACCTGCCATTCATGGGGTATGCCACGCTCGAACAGACCTTCCAGAACGCCGGCAAACTGATGCAGGCGGGTGCGCACATGATCAAGGTCGAAGGTGCCGTATGGCTCGCCGAGTCGATCCGGCTGCTGGCTGAGCGCGGCGTACCGGTCTGCGCGCACATGGGCCTGACGCCCCAGTCGGTCAACCTCCTGGGCGGCTACAAGGTCCAGGGCCGCAATGAAGCCCAGGCACGCCAGATGCGCGCCGATGCCATCGCCCTGGAACAAGCCGGCGTCGCGATGATTCTGCTGGAGTGCGTGCCCAGTGAACTGGCCGCCGAAATCACCCAGGCCGTCAAAGTACCGGTGATCGGCATCGGGGCTGGCTCCGCCACCGATGGCCAGGTGCTGGTGCTGCACGACATGCTCGGCCTGTCGATCAGCGGCCACGTGCCCAAGTTCGTGAAAAACTTCATGGCCGGCCAGCCCAGCATTCACGCCGCACTGAGCGCTTATGTCAGCGAAGTCAAGGCCGTGACCTTCCCTGGCGCCGAACACGGATTCTCTGCATGA
- the panC gene encoding pantoate--beta-alanine ligase → MNTVKTLRELRAAVTHARNAGKRIGFVPTMGNLHSGHATLVSKAAQQSDFVVTSIFVNPLQFGAGEDLDKYPRTLAADQERLLQAGCNLLFAPTVEEMYPGGMTGQTRVSVPLLSEGLCGASRPGHFEGVATVVSKLFNMVQPDMAVFGQKDYQQLAVIRAMVHDLNMPIQIIGEPTVRAADGLALSSRNGYLTEEQRAIAPVLYRSLSQIAAAIKSGERDFARLRAEHIQQIEAAGLRMDYLEVRQGVHLRPATPEDRDIVILVAAYLGATRLIDNLHLTLD, encoded by the coding sequence ATGAACACCGTTAAAACCCTGCGCGAACTGCGCGCCGCCGTGACCCACGCGCGCAACGCCGGCAAGCGCATCGGCTTCGTGCCGACCATGGGCAACCTGCACAGTGGCCACGCGACCCTGGTGAGCAAAGCTGCGCAGCAATCGGATTTCGTGGTGACGAGCATTTTCGTCAACCCGCTGCAATTCGGCGCCGGCGAAGACCTCGACAAATACCCGCGCACCCTCGCCGCCGATCAGGAACGGCTGCTGCAAGCCGGTTGCAACCTGCTGTTCGCGCCAACGGTGGAGGAAATGTACCCCGGCGGCATGACCGGCCAGACCCGCGTCAGCGTGCCGCTGCTGTCCGAAGGACTGTGTGGGGCCAGCCGTCCAGGGCATTTCGAAGGTGTCGCCACAGTGGTCAGCAAGCTGTTCAATATGGTCCAGCCGGACATGGCCGTATTTGGCCAGAAGGACTATCAGCAACTGGCGGTGATCCGTGCCATGGTGCATGACCTGAACATGCCGATCCAGATCATCGGAGAGCCGACCGTCCGCGCAGCCGATGGCCTGGCGCTGTCATCGCGCAATGGCTACCTCACCGAAGAGCAACGCGCGATTGCACCGGTGCTGTACCGCAGCCTCAGCCAGATTGCCGCCGCCATCAAAAGCGGTGAGCGTGATTTTGCCAGGCTGCGCGCCGAGCACATCCAGCAGATCGAAGCCGCAGGTTTGCGCATGGACTACCTGGAAGTGCGCCAAGGCGTGCACCTGCGGCCGGCCACGCCTGAGGATCGGGACATTGTGATTCTGGTTGCGGCCTATCTGGGCGCGACTCGCCTGATCGACAACCTGCATCTGACCCTCGACTGA
- the pgi gene encoding glucose-6-phosphate isomerase: MAYYRTPHDVTALPAWQALNQHRQAMQDFSMREAFNADPQRFSEFTLSSCGLFLDYSKNLITGETRDLLVGLANEVGLKDAINSLYAGEPVNSSEGRPALHTALRRPVGDKLSVNGVNIMPDVHKVLNQITDLVGRIHDGLWRGYTEKPITDVVNIGIGGSFLGPELVSEALLSYAHKGVRCHYLANIDGSEFHELTMKLRAETTLFIVSSKSFNTLETLKNAQAARAWYLAQGGSEAELYRHFIAVSSNNAAAVAFGIREENIFPMWDWVGGRYSLWSAIGLPIALAIGMSNFKELLSGAYTMDQHFQNAPFEDNMPVLLGLLGVWYGNFWGSQSHAILPYDHYLRNITKHLQQLDMESNGKSVRQDGTPVATDTGPVIWGGVGCNGQHAYHQLLHQGTQLIPADFIVPIVSFNPVSDHHQWLYANCLSQSQALMLGKTRAEAEAELREKGIPEAEVQKLAPHKVIPGNRPSNTIVVERISPRRLGALVAMYEHKVFVQSVIWGINAFDQWGVELGKELGKGVYNRLTGAEETSAEDASTQGLINYFRGRHRG; this comes from the coding sequence ATGGCGTACTACCGCACCCCTCATGACGTTACCGCGCTGCCCGCCTGGCAAGCGCTCAATCAACATCGCCAAGCCATGCAGGATTTCAGCATGCGCGAGGCCTTCAATGCCGACCCCCAGCGTTTTTCAGAATTCACCCTGAGCAGCTGCGGGCTTTTCCTCGATTACTCGAAAAACCTGATCACCGGCGAAACCCGCGACCTGCTGGTGGGCCTGGCCAACGAAGTCGGCCTTAAAGACGCGATCAACTCGCTGTATGCCGGCGAGCCGGTCAACTCCTCCGAAGGCCGCCCAGCATTGCACACCGCCCTGCGCCGTCCGGTAGGCGACAAGTTGTCGGTCAACGGCGTGAACATCATGCCGGACGTGCACAAAGTGCTGAACCAGATCACTGACCTGGTTGGCCGCATCCACGACGGCCTGTGGCGTGGCTACACCGAGAAGCCGATCACCGACGTGGTGAACATCGGCATCGGTGGTTCGTTCCTCGGCCCGGAGCTGGTCTCCGAAGCGCTGCTGTCCTACGCCCACAAAGGCGTGCGCTGTCATTACCTGGCGAACATCGACGGCAGCGAGTTTCACGAGCTGACCATGAAGCTGCGCGCCGAGACCACGCTGTTTATCGTCTCGTCCAAGTCCTTCAACACCCTCGAAACCCTGAAGAATGCCCAGGCCGCCCGCGCCTGGTACTTGGCGCAGGGCGGCTCGGAAGCCGAGCTGTACCGCCACTTCATCGCCGTGTCGAGCAACAACGCAGCGGCCGTGGCGTTCGGTATCCGCGAAGAAAACATCTTCCCGATGTGGGACTGGGTCGGCGGTCGTTACTCGCTGTGGTCCGCGATCGGCTTGCCCATTGCCTTGGCGATCGGCATGTCCAACTTCAAGGAACTGCTGTCCGGTGCCTACACCATGGACCAGCATTTCCAGAACGCGCCGTTCGAAGACAACATGCCGGTGTTGCTGGGCTTGCTGGGCGTGTGGTACGGCAATTTCTGGGGTTCGCAGAGCCATGCGATCCTGCCGTACGACCACTACCTGCGTAACATCACCAAGCATTTGCAGCAGTTGGACATGGAATCCAATGGCAAGAGCGTGCGCCAGGACGGCACGCCGGTCGCCACCGATACTGGCCCGGTCATCTGGGGCGGCGTGGGCTGCAACGGGCAACACGCTTATCACCAGTTGCTGCACCAAGGCACCCAACTGATCCCGGCTGACTTCATCGTGCCGATCGTGAGTTTCAACCCGGTCTCCGACCACCATCAGTGGCTCTACGCCAACTGCCTGTCCCAGAGCCAGGCATTGATGCTTGGCAAGACCCGCGCCGAAGCCGAAGCCGAGCTGCGCGAAAAAGGCATCCCCGAAGCTGAAGTGCAGAAACTGGCGCCGCACAAGGTGATCCCGGGCAACCGCCCGAGCAACACCATCGTGGTTGAACGCATCAGCCCCCGTCGCCTCGGCGCGCTGGTTGCCATGTACGAGCACAAGGTGTTCGTCCAGAGCGTGATCTGGGGCATCAACGCCTTCGACCAATGGGGTGTCGAGTTGGGTAAAGAGCTGGGCAAAGGCGTCTACAACCGCCTGACCGGCGCCGAAGAAACCTCGGCCGAGGATGCTTCGACCCAGGGCCTGATCAACTACTTCCGCGGCCGTCACCGCGGCTGA
- the acs gene encoding acetate--CoA ligase — protein sequence MFDISQFPRADAVRRAAQLSQEDYQRLYRQSIEQPDTFWADQAKAFLDWITPWHTVHSADINTGAAQWFAGGQLNVSYNCIDRHLPQRADQPAFIWEGDDPTKSCTITYRQLHQNVSRLANVLKSRGISKGDRVCIYMPMIPEAAYAMLACTRIGAVHSVVFGGFSPDALRDRILDADCRTVITADEGVRGGKPVALKHNVDKALASCPNVSTVLVVQRTGASVNWNEGRDLKYQQAVEAASDDCPPEPMDAEAPLFILYTSGSTGKPKGVLHSTGGYLLHVAMTFKYVLDYREGEVFWCTADVGWVTGHSYIVYGPLANGATSLMFEGVPSYPDSSRFWQVIDKHQVNIFYTAPTALRALMREGHGPLQSTSRASLRLLGSVGEPINPEAWDWYFNAVGEQRCPIVDTWWQTETGGIMLSPLASAQLIKPGCATQPMFGVQPVLLDEQGKEISGAGSGVLAIKASWPGQIRSVYGDPQRMLDTYFKPYPGYYFTGDGARRDDQGDYWITGRIDDVINVSGHRIGTAEVESALVLHDLVAEAAVVGYPHDVKGQGIYAFVTPMNGVEPSDALKKHLLELVSKEIGSFAKPELIQWAPALPKTRSGKIMRRILRKIACNELDSLGDTSTLADPSVVDGLINARLNR from the coding sequence ATGTTCGATATCAGCCAATTCCCCCGCGCCGATGCCGTCCGCCGGGCTGCGCAACTCAGTCAAGAGGACTATCAGCGCCTCTATCGCCAATCCATCGAACAGCCGGACACCTTCTGGGCCGACCAGGCCAAGGCCTTTCTCGATTGGATAACTCCGTGGCACACCGTCCATAGCGCCGACATCAACACCGGTGCTGCGCAATGGTTTGCCGGCGGCCAACTGAACGTCAGCTACAACTGCATCGACCGTCACTTGCCCCAGCGTGCCGATCAGCCGGCCTTCATCTGGGAAGGCGATGATCCGACAAAATCTTGCACCATTACTTACCGCCAACTTCATCAAAACGTCAGCCGCCTGGCCAACGTGCTGAAGAGCCGTGGCATAAGCAAAGGCGACCGGGTGTGCATTTATATGCCAATGATCCCGGAAGCGGCCTACGCCATGCTGGCCTGCACACGCATTGGCGCGGTGCACTCGGTGGTGTTTGGCGGGTTTTCACCGGACGCCCTGCGCGACCGCATACTGGATGCCGACTGTCGCACGGTGATCACCGCCGATGAAGGCGTACGCGGCGGCAAGCCGGTCGCGCTGAAACACAACGTGGATAAAGCACTGGCCAGTTGCCCGAACGTCAGCACCGTCCTGGTGGTCCAGCGCACCGGCGCAAGCGTGAACTGGAACGAAGGCCGCGACCTCAAGTATCAACAGGCCGTGGAGGCCGCGAGCGACGATTGCCCGCCCGAGCCGATGGATGCCGAGGCCCCGCTGTTCATCCTTTATACCTCCGGCAGCACAGGCAAACCCAAGGGCGTCTTGCACAGCACCGGCGGCTATCTGCTGCACGTGGCGATGACCTTCAAGTACGTACTGGACTACCGCGAGGGCGAAGTGTTCTGGTGCACCGCCGACGTGGGCTGGGTTACCGGCCACAGCTACATCGTCTATGGCCCCCTGGCCAATGGCGCTACGTCGTTGATGTTCGAAGGTGTGCCAAGCTACCCGGACAGCTCGCGCTTCTGGCAGGTCATCGACAAACACCAGGTGAATATTTTCTACACCGCGCCGACCGCATTGCGCGCCCTGATGCGTGAAGGCCACGGCCCGCTGCAAAGCACTTCCCGCGCCAGCTTGCGCCTGCTGGGCAGCGTCGGTGAGCCGATCAACCCGGAAGCCTGGGACTGGTACTTCAACGCCGTCGGCGAACAGCGCTGCCCGATTGTCGATACCTGGTGGCAGACCGAAACCGGCGGCATCATGCTCAGCCCGCTGGCCAGCGCCCAGCTTATCAAGCCAGGTTGTGCCACCCAGCCGATGTTCGGCGTGCAACCGGTGCTGCTGGATGAACAAGGCAAGGAAATCAGCGGTGCCGGCAGTGGCGTGCTCGCGATCAAAGCCAGCTGGCCGGGGCAGATTCGCAGCGTCTATGGCGATCCGCAGCGCATGCTCGACACCTACTTCAAACCCTACCCCGGTTACTACTTCACCGGCGACGGCGCGCGGCGCGATGATCAGGGCGATTACTGGATCACCGGGCGAATCGACGATGTTATCAACGTATCAGGCCATCGCATCGGGACCGCCGAAGTCGAAAGCGCCCTGGTGCTGCATGACCTGGTCGCCGAGGCCGCGGTGGTCGGCTACCCCCACGACGTCAAAGGCCAGGGCATTTATGCGTTCGTCACCCCAATGAATGGCGTCGAACCCAGCGACGCGCTGAAAAAGCACCTGCTGGAGTTGGTCAGCAAGGAAATCGGCAGCTTCGCCAAGCCGGAACTGATCCAATGGGCGCCCGCCCTGCCAAAAACCCGCTCCGGCAAGATCATGCGCAGGATTTTGCGCAAGATTGCCTGCAACGAGCTGGACAGCCTGGGCGATACCTCGACGCTGGCCGACCCTAGCGTGGTGGATGGCCTGATCAACGCACGCCTGAACCGATAG
- a CDS encoding class I SAM-dependent rRNA methyltransferase — MTPLNQALRAALDHRQDLISELHAQGTDCYRLFHGSQEGAGGLTIDRYGPQLLVQSFHQSLQSAELLDLHQLINHYMGLELLLVYNDRSRGNSRIDREDAVYRAEPAALEDLIGHEWGLNYRVRGRHAGQDPLLFLDLRNTRGWVKDHSAGKSVLNLFAYTCGVGLSAAAGGAREVCNLDFAEGNLAVGRENGLLNPHVPTMEFVQSDYFPAIRQLAGLAITQRRGQKLPSYPRLEQRQYDLVLLDPPAWAKSAFGTVDLLRDYQSLLKPALLATADNGVLICCNNLAKVSMEDWREQVLRCAEKAGRPVRDWQAMAPGADFPSKDQQPPLKTLILQL, encoded by the coding sequence ATGACTCCCTTGAACCAGGCGCTGCGCGCCGCTCTCGATCATCGCCAAGACCTGATCAGTGAACTGCATGCCCAAGGTACCGATTGCTACCGCTTGTTCCATGGCAGCCAGGAAGGCGCCGGCGGCCTGACAATCGACCGCTACGGTCCGCAATTGTTGGTGCAAAGCTTCCACCAATCCCTGCAGAGCGCTGAGCTGTTGGACCTGCACCAACTGATCAACCACTACATGGGCCTGGAGTTGCTGCTGGTATACAACGACCGCTCCCGGGGCAATTCGCGCATCGACCGTGAAGACGCGGTATACCGCGCCGAACCTGCCGCACTGGAAGACCTGATCGGACACGAATGGGGGCTGAACTACCGTGTGCGTGGACGGCATGCCGGGCAGGACCCGCTGCTGTTTCTCGACCTGCGCAACACTCGCGGCTGGGTCAAGGACCACAGCGCCGGTAAAAGCGTGCTCAACCTGTTCGCCTACACCTGCGGCGTCGGCTTGAGCGCCGCTGCCGGTGGCGCACGCGAGGTCTGCAACCTGGACTTTGCCGAGGGCAACCTGGCCGTAGGGCGCGAGAACGGCCTGCTTAACCCGCATGTGCCGACGATGGAATTCGTGCAGTCCGATTATTTCCCGGCCATTCGCCAACTGGCCGGCCTTGCGATCACCCAGCGCCGTGGCCAGAAACTGCCGAGCTATCCGCGCCTGGAACAGCGCCAGTATGACCTGGTGCTACTCGATCCCCCCGCCTGGGCCAAAAGCGCGTTCGGCACCGTCGACCTGTTGCGCGACTACCAAAGCCTGCTCAAGCCGGCATTGTTAGCCACCGCCGATAATGGTGTGCTCATTTGCTGCAACAACCTGGCGAAAGTGAGCATGGAGGACTGGCGCGAACAGGTGCTGCGTTGCGCGGAAAAAGCCGGACGCCCTGTACGCGATTGGCAGGCCATGGCGCCGGGAGCCGACTTTCCGTCGAAAGATCAGCAACCTCCGCTGAAGACCCTGATCCTGCAATTGTAG